One genomic segment of Paenibacillus durus includes these proteins:
- a CDS encoding leucine-rich repeat domain-containing protein — translation MPTKLVKNIIMICLVLVLLPATSIWAASVITDPALAKVIRAELKLPANKELKAVDLQKLKSLYAMESKSKITSVQGLEYAVNMQGLFLPSQKIRNITPLSKLKKLTFLAIEGNQITDLSPISGLSSLKNLVVDGNKIKSLAPLKNLNKLTDLLASNNQVEDLRPIQKLKLEWLLLSGNKIQDLTPLKNHPTLEYLYLDDNLIRDIAVLETMPQLKEVSLANNPLNEQAEQVIQQLENNGVKVYLENNPNS, via the coding sequence ATGCCTACTAAACTAGTAAAAAATATCATCATGATTTGTTTGGTTCTTGTATTGTTACCAGCAACATCCATTTGGGCAGCATCCGTCATTACGGACCCGGCTTTGGCGAAAGTCATTCGAGCGGAATTAAAGCTGCCGGCGAATAAAGAGCTGAAGGCGGTTGATTTGCAGAAGTTGAAGTCTTTGTATGCGATGGAGTCCAAGTCTAAAATTACCAGTGTTCAAGGCCTTGAATATGCCGTCAACATGCAGGGCTTATTTCTGCCCAGCCAAAAGATAAGGAATATTACACCGCTGAGCAAGTTGAAAAAGTTAACGTTTTTAGCTATTGAGGGGAATCAGATTACGGACCTTTCACCGATTTCCGGGTTAAGTTCTCTGAAGAATCTGGTTGTTGACGGTAACAAGATAAAAAGTCTGGCGCCGTTAAAAAATCTGAATAAGCTGACCGATCTTCTTGCCAGCAACAATCAGGTAGAGGATCTAAGGCCCATTCAGAAATTGAAGTTAGAATGGCTCTTACTGAGCGGCAATAAAATTCAAGATTTGACGCCGTTGAAAAATCATCCAACATTGGAGTATCTCTATCTGGATGATAACCTCATCCGGGATATTGCAGTGCTCGAAACGATGCCGCAATTAAAAGAAGTATCTTTGGCAAACAACCCGCTGAATGAGCAAGCGGAGCAGGTTATCCAACAGCTGGAGAACAATGGCGTCAAAGTATATTTGGAAAATAACCCCAATTCATAA
- a CDS encoding helix-turn-helix domain-containing protein: MKDKEILKLVGIRIRALRKERGLSQEALGEKGGFHFSYIGQIERGEKNVSLLNLYKIAESLDVNLIQLFAYLDEEFMVTPAERDIQDIVGLLREANDEKIRLAKNVLREILRGSAST, encoded by the coding sequence ATGAAGGATAAGGAAATATTAAAGCTCGTAGGAATCCGGATTCGTGCTCTTCGGAAAGAGCGGGGTTTATCTCAGGAAGCTCTCGGAGAGAAGGGCGGATTTCATTTTTCATACATAGGGCAGATTGAACGCGGTGAGAAGAATGTATCTTTATTGAATTTGTATAAGATTGCAGAGTCCCTTGATGTCAATTTGATTCAGTTATTTGCATATCTGGATGAAGAGTTCATGGTTACGCCGGCGGAGAGAGATATCCAAGACATTGTGGGGTTGCTTCGTGAAGCCAATGACGAGAAGATACGGCTTGCTAAAAATGTGCTGAGAGAAATTTTAAGAGGCAGTGCTTCTACATAA
- a CDS encoding GGDEF domain-containing protein: protein MNMLAPAISFIVLVFVIRKQTGTSKRFWVIITIGVACELIAQTIWGSYEWVWSMEAPEIGIADLFWYSSSFLYLIALYVRLKSSGERTRHLFDSAILLISISVISWEYLVKPAYYGNNDLDFFTLWVDLFYPVTSVLRFFILVVWLLNGERRFNSKVLLFLMVGFVCYVFGDLLYVFLIDVHHMDSLETWIDPFWASASFSLALAGLYSLNPASRPILTGDTRSVRILHFSVPYISLLLFVGLFSAGQPLNSIFLAGLTSIVVLTLVRQVMFLLDREKLLEQLKHALERSEYLASHDSLTGLLNRRTFEQKLTIMLSSAAVRQEQVAVLFFDLDKFKIVNDLYGHHTGDLLLQAVAEHMTLLQHEGMRCARFGGDEFAISIATPSEWIGRLDEITGIIIQSIPQRFELEGNVINTSLSVGIAVFPDHALNVTDLIKRADQNMYLAKRAGSFSP from the coding sequence ATGAACATGCTGGCACCTGCAATATCATTTATCGTTTTGGTTTTTGTCATCCGTAAGCAAACGGGGACTTCAAAGCGATTTTGGGTTATCATCACAATCGGGGTCGCTTGTGAATTGATTGCTCAGACGATTTGGGGGTCCTACGAATGGGTATGGTCGATGGAAGCTCCCGAAATCGGCATCGCCGATCTATTTTGGTATTCGAGCTCTTTTCTATACCTGATCGCGCTTTATGTCCGGCTGAAGAGCTCCGGCGAAAGGACCCGGCATCTATTCGATTCCGCCATTCTGCTCATCAGTATATCAGTCATTAGCTGGGAGTACCTGGTGAAACCGGCTTACTACGGAAACAATGACCTGGATTTTTTTACACTTTGGGTAGATTTGTTCTATCCTGTGACCTCAGTTCTAAGGTTTTTTATATTGGTCGTTTGGCTGCTCAACGGTGAGCGGAGGTTTAACAGCAAGGTGCTATTGTTTCTAATGGTCGGATTCGTATGTTACGTTTTTGGAGATTTGCTATATGTGTTTCTCATCGACGTACATCATATGGATTCTCTAGAGACATGGATCGATCCATTCTGGGCATCTGCCTCCTTCAGTTTGGCCTTGGCTGGCTTGTATTCGCTGAATCCGGCTTCGCGACCGATACTGACTGGTGACACGCGCAGCGTCCGGATTCTCCATTTTTCCGTTCCTTACATCAGCCTTCTCCTGTTCGTCGGGCTCTTCAGTGCTGGGCAGCCTTTGAACAGTATCTTTCTTGCAGGCCTTACGAGTATTGTTGTGCTGACCTTGGTCAGGCAGGTGATGTTTCTGCTAGATCGTGAGAAGCTGCTTGAGCAGTTGAAGCATGCGCTCGAACGGTCGGAATACCTGGCCAGCCACGATAGCCTAACGGGACTGCTCAACCGCAGGACGTTCGAACAAAAGCTCACTATCATGCTTTCATCTGCCGCGGTGAGGCAGGAGCAGGTGGCCGTCCTATTCTTCGATTTGGACAAGTTCAAAATCGTTAATGACCTGTATGGTCACCATACGGGAGATCTGCTGCTGCAGGCCGTCGCGGAACATATGACTCTGCTACAGCATGAGGGTATGCGCTGCGCGCGATTCGGCGGTGATGAATTCGCGATAAGTATCGCCACTCCAAGTGAATGGATCGGCCGATTGGATGAAATTACTGGCATTATTATACAGAGTATCCCCCAACGTTTCGAGCTAGAGGGAAATGTCATCAACACTTCGCTGAGCGTAGGCATAGCAGTTTTTCCCGATCATGCCCTTAACGTGACTGATTTGATCAAAAGAGCTGACCAAAACATGTACCTTGCTAAACGTGCTGGTAGCTTCTCACCCTAG
- a CDS encoding TetR/AcrR family transcriptional regulator codes for MMSVTKQEIIRSAFQLFKKKGFLATSIQEIAEDCSIAKGSVYKYFPSKEDLFCQVFDECQTAYFDQAEHLKKTETGTPKEGLVKQIVFRYQYFIEFNRILVEFTELPITQDAAFHPLRNHVRGRMMEWHKAWLLEVYGSQIEPFLWDLLFIYRAILKDYLLRILYEVKPLSIEDTAWFIVDKLDALAAHMKREGSKALLGQSSYDAFIHMGSEDWRRDRGQAAEELLGRVTAALEVWPSGSVRRKDLQEVIHLLGAEIAQPQLKRPLIQALCAFLEQEQELKSLVIQLKQIVLSERD; via the coding sequence ATGATGAGTGTAACGAAGCAGGAGATTATCCGTTCAGCTTTCCAGTTGTTTAAGAAAAAAGGGTTTCTTGCGACTTCGATCCAAGAGATCGCCGAGGACTGTTCCATTGCCAAGGGTTCGGTGTACAAATACTTTCCCTCGAAGGAGGACCTATTCTGCCAAGTATTCGATGAGTGTCAGACAGCGTATTTTGACCAGGCAGAGCATCTGAAGAAAACAGAGACGGGGACTCCCAAGGAAGGGCTAGTCAAGCAGATTGTGTTCCGCTATCAGTATTTTATCGAATTCAATCGGATTTTGGTTGAGTTTACGGAGCTCCCTATTACGCAGGATGCTGCCTTCCATCCGCTTCGGAATCATGTTCGCGGCCGCATGATGGAGTGGCACAAGGCTTGGCTGCTGGAAGTTTATGGTTCGCAAATTGAGCCGTTTCTGTGGGATCTGCTGTTCATATACCGTGCCATTCTTAAGGATTATCTGCTGCGCATCCTTTATGAGGTGAAGCCGCTGTCGATTGAAGATACGGCTTGGTTTATCGTCGATAAGTTGGATGCGCTCGCCGCGCACATGAAAAGGGAAGGCTCAAAGGCACTGCTCGGACAAAGTTCTTACGACGCTTTCATCCACATGGGCTCGGAAGACTGGCGGAGGGACAGAGGGCAGGCTGCTGAGGAGCTGCTTGGCAGAGTGACGGCTGCACTGGAGGTCTGGCCTAGCGGGAGCGTTCGGCGGAAGGATCTGCAAGAGGTTATTCATCTGTTAGGCGCTGAGATCGCCCAGCCGCAGCTAAAGCGGCCGCTCATCCAGGCGCTGTGCGCCTTTTTGGAACAGGAGCAGGAGCTTAAGAGCCTGGTCATCCAGTTAAAGCAGATTGTCCTATCTGAACGGGATTGA